The sequence below is a genomic window from Candidatus Atribacteria bacterium.
CTATTCTTGCTGGAGATTGGACTGCTTTTTGGGATGTGCTTAGCCACATTATACTTCCTGCCTTTGTTCTTGGTTATGCTTCAGCGGCATCAATAGCAAGAATAATGAGAGCAAGCATGCTGGATATTCTAAGACAAGATTTTATAAGGACTGCCAAATCCAAGGGGCTTTCAAAAAGGGTGGTCATCTATCGCCATGCCCTTAAGAATGCATTAATACCTGTTGTGACCATTATAGGACTTTCTTTTGGGAGTCTTTTAAGTGGAGCTGTGCTTACGGAAACTATTTTTAGCTGGCCTGGCCTGGGTAGATATATCGTTAATGCTTTGCTGGTATTGGATTATCCGGCAGTAACCGGAGGGACGCTGTTTATTGCATTTGTTTATTCACTTGCCAATTTGGTGGTTGATATTTCTTATGCCGCTCTCGACCCAAGGATGAGAGTATAAAGAAAGGAATAAGGGAAATTGTTAAATGCTGTAAAAAATATAGGGCAAAAAGAAAAAATAAAATTGTTTCTTGAGCAAAGGAAGCCCATTATTGAAGATTGGAAACATACTTATTATCTATGGAAGAGTACCCCTCTTGCCATGCTCGGAACCGTCATCATTTTTATATTTTTAACTACAGCCATTTTTGCTCCCTTATTGACCTCCTATAGTCCGACTGAACAATTTATGGAAGAAAGGTTACTCCCTCCGAGTTCCCAGCATATTTTCGGTACAGACCAATATGGCCGAGATATATTCAGTCGGGTAGTTTACGGTGCAAGAGTAGAGGTGTGGATTATTTTTATCGTGTCAATCATCAGTGTGATGATTGGCGTCATTGTTGGTATTGCCGCTGGTTATTTCGGGGGCGCGGCTGATGAAATTCTAATGAGAATAACCGATATGTTTTTAGCCTTTCCAAGATTAATTTTGGCAATGGTGCTGACTGCAGTACTAGGACCAAATCTTACCAATACGATGATAGCC
It includes:
- a CDS encoding ABC transporter permease; its protein translation is MKLFLEQRKPIIEDWKHTYYLWKSTPLAMLGTVIIFIFLTTAIFAPLLTSYSPTEQFMEERLLPPSSQHIFGTDQYGRDIFSRVVYGARVEVWIIFIVSIISVMIGVIVGIAAGYFGGAADEILMRITDMFLAFPRLILAMVLTAVLGPNLTNTMIAISLVDWTVYARLGRAEAMKVKSQPYIEAIRAVGAKNFRIIAFHVLPMSISPVIVQLTLRMGTIILTAAGLGFLGLGAQPPTPEWGAIVSDGRSYLVDQWWISTFPGMAIAFVVLGFNLLGDGIRDILDPRLRR